Proteins co-encoded in one Granulicella cerasi genomic window:
- the ilvC gene encoding ketol-acid reductoisomerase translates to MAKTYHDNDADLALIQGKKVAVIGYGSQGHAHALNLKDSGVDVKIGLRPGSASAKKAELVGLEVVSVKDAAEWADVIMVLVPDQTAAAVYEEIAPGLKAGNTLMFAHGFNIRFRTINPPADVDVSLVAPKSPGHRVREVFTEGGGVPGLVAVEQDASGNALALALSYAKGIGCTRAGVLETTFTEETETDLFGEQAVLCGGAAALVKCGFEVLTEAGYQPELAYFEVLHELKLIVDLMYRGGLEYMNYSVSDTAEWGGYEAQAYIVTPETKNKMKELLANIQSGKFAEKFINENKTGRKELDAYRKAEASHPIEKVGGALRAAMPFLDPLKVENGTVVKA, encoded by the coding sequence ATGGCAAAGACTTACCACGACAACGACGCAGACCTCGCACTCATCCAGGGCAAGAAGGTTGCCGTCATCGGTTACGGCTCGCAGGGCCACGCACACGCGCTCAACCTCAAGGACTCCGGCGTTGACGTCAAGATCGGCCTCCGCCCCGGCTCTGCTTCGGCCAAGAAGGCTGAGCTCGTCGGCCTCGAAGTGGTCAGCGTAAAAGACGCAGCCGAGTGGGCTGACGTAATCATGGTCCTCGTTCCCGACCAGACCGCTGCGGCCGTCTACGAAGAGATCGCGCCCGGCCTGAAGGCTGGCAACACGCTGATGTTCGCGCACGGCTTCAACATCCGCTTCCGCACCATCAACCCGCCGGCAGACGTGGACGTTTCGCTCGTGGCGCCGAAGTCGCCCGGCCACCGCGTACGCGAAGTCTTCACCGAAGGCGGCGGCGTCCCGGGCCTCGTCGCCGTGGAGCAGGATGCTTCGGGCAACGCGCTCGCACTCGCTCTCTCCTACGCCAAGGGCATCGGCTGCACCCGTGCAGGCGTGCTGGAAACCACCTTCACCGAAGAGACCGAGACCGACCTCTTCGGCGAGCAGGCTGTGCTCTGCGGCGGCGCTGCAGCGCTCGTCAAGTGCGGCTTTGAGGTGCTGACCGAGGCTGGCTACCAGCCCGAGCTCGCGTACTTCGAAGTACTGCACGAGCTCAAGCTTATCGTCGACCTCATGTACCGCGGCGGCCTCGAGTACATGAACTACTCGGTCTCCGACACCGCTGAGTGGGGCGGCTATGAAGCGCAGGCATACATCGTCACGCCCGAGACGAAGAACAAGATGAAGGAGCTGCTCGCCAACATTCAGAGCGGCAAGTTCGCCGAGAAGTTCATCAACGAGAACAAGACCGGCCGCAAGGAGCTCGATGCTTACCGCAAGGCTGAAGCATCGCACCCGATCGAAAAGGTCGGCGGCGCACTCCGCGCAGCCATGCCCTTCCTCGATCCGCTCAAGGTCGAGAACGGCACCGTCGTCAAGGCGTAA
- the ilvN gene encoding acetolactate synthase small subunit produces the protein MLHTFIALVDDKPGVLTRVASLFRRLNINIVSLTVGESERNDASRMTIVCEAPEQAAHRIKASLYKLENTIHVDEVDRSAAVVRELCLIKVAAGPRTPHGVHSRSQIFELATVFRARVVDLAPESIMLEMTGSASKIEGLLQVLRESSYEVLEVSRTGRMAMRRGHHGGRVFKALGLRKDLSPAEFPAVDHDVDPDALPLDDMLPNQFDE, from the coding sequence ATGCTGCACACATTCATCGCACTCGTAGACGACAAGCCCGGCGTGCTGACGCGCGTCGCTTCCCTCTTCCGCCGCCTCAACATCAACATCGTCTCGCTCACAGTTGGTGAGAGCGAGCGCAACGACGCCTCGCGCATGACCATCGTCTGCGAAGCACCGGAGCAGGCCGCACACCGCATCAAGGCCTCGCTCTACAAGCTTGAGAACACCATCCACGTGGATGAGGTCGATCGCTCCGCCGCCGTCGTGCGCGAACTCTGCCTCATCAAGGTCGCTGCCGGCCCACGCACACCGCACGGCGTTCACTCGCGCTCACAGATCTTCGAGCTCGCCACCGTCTTCCGCGCGCGCGTCGTCGATCTCGCGCCCGAGAGCATCATGCTCGAGATGACCGGCTCGGCCTCGAAGATCGAGGGCCTGCTGCAGGTGCTGCGCGAAAGCTCCTACGAAGTCCTCGAAGTCTCGCGTACGGGCCGCATGGCCATGCGTCGTGGACACCACGGCGGCCGCGTCTTCAAGGCGCTCGGCCTGCGCAAAGACCTCTCCCCCGCCGAGTTCCCTGCCGTCGATCACGATGTCGATCCCGACGCGCTCCCGCTCGACGACATGCTTCCGAACCAATTCGACGAGTAG
- a CDS encoding SRPBCC family protein → MEHLYFRAFTLTVTLFGIAVVYVAGVRARKAEAARLANMIATDKPQSEQQRTAPWARGTHVALGLAAFYLLFFRLISLAPPFVWQQDGGPILMSLSFLFLGPFIAGFITVSKSNKEAAWPFRFWILAPWIPIGLNILLAISFAWEGTICVIFILPPALFSSSLGGIAAGVFHERSQKRIKNRTLYCAAALPLLLAVVETYVHQPLQTRTVDTSIIIHAPVATVWKNIERVPAISPSELRRSWANTIGFPRPVEATLSHEGVGGVRNASFERGLNFTETITEWVPNERIVFTIQADTSAIPSTTLDEHVTVGGRFFDVLTGEYDLHPLPNGEVMLHLSSRERLSTDFNAYAALWSDAVMHDMQSNILHVIRNRCESKSSEANVGFPTRPSTR, encoded by the coding sequence ATGGAACATCTGTACTTTCGCGCGTTCACACTCACCGTCACGTTGTTCGGCATCGCTGTCGTCTACGTAGCGGGTGTGCGTGCACGTAAGGCAGAAGCTGCTCGACTAGCCAACATGATTGCAACAGATAAGCCGCAATCCGAGCAGCAGCGTACCGCTCCCTGGGCACGCGGTACACACGTCGCGTTGGGTCTAGCAGCGTTCTATCTACTCTTCTTCAGACTCATCAGTCTTGCACCACCATTTGTTTGGCAGCAAGACGGTGGCCCAATTCTGATGAGCTTGTCTTTTCTGTTCTTAGGCCCGTTTATCGCTGGCTTCATCACCGTATCCAAATCAAATAAAGAAGCCGCATGGCCGTTTCGGTTTTGGATCCTTGCGCCTTGGATTCCAATCGGGCTCAATATTCTTCTCGCAATCAGCTTTGCATGGGAAGGCACCATCTGCGTCATCTTCATCCTGCCGCCTGCTCTCTTTTCGTCATCGCTTGGTGGTATCGCGGCTGGAGTGTTCCATGAGCGCTCGCAGAAGCGCATCAAGAATCGAACACTGTATTGCGCGGCCGCGTTGCCTCTCTTGCTTGCAGTTGTAGAAACCTACGTTCACCAACCGCTTCAAACTCGAACAGTAGACACTTCGATTATCATTCATGCGCCTGTTGCAACAGTCTGGAAGAACATTGAACGTGTTCCAGCTATCTCTCCTTCAGAGCTTCGACGCTCTTGGGCTAACACCATCGGCTTTCCTCGTCCCGTTGAAGCCACCCTATCGCACGAGGGCGTGGGTGGCGTACGAAACGCCAGCTTTGAGCGCGGATTGAACTTCACCGAAACCATCACGGAATGGGTTCCTAACGAACGGATCGTATTCACCATTCAGGCGGATACATCGGCTATTCCAAGCACAACACTCGATGAGCATGTCACAGTCGGAGGGCGTTTCTTCGACGTCCTCACCGGCGAATATGATCTTCACCCCTTGCCGAACGGCGAGGTGATGCTTCATCTCAGCAGCCGCGAAAGACTCTCTACCGACTTCAACGCGTACGCTGCGCTTTGGTCAGATGCCGTGATGCATGACATGCAGTCGAACATTCTTCACGTGATTCGTAATCGTTGCGAATCGAAATCTTCGGAAGCGAATGTCGGGTTTCCCACTCGCCCTTCGACTCGATAA
- a CDS encoding zinc-dependent alcohol dehydrogenase family protein produces the protein MSTARALRLHAFGLDNLTLEEITLPALGPLDVHVRFHAASLNYRDLMVVLGDYNPKLAMPRIPGSDAAGEVVAVGHAVTSLKPGDRVASLFFQQWEEGQINAATGKSALGGPIDGVFATERVMPASGLIRIPNTLSWDEAATLPCAALTAWNALVEKGQLRAGETVLVLGTGGVSIFALQIAKAHGARVIVTSSSDDKLARAKALGADELINYRTTPDWENEVIRLTHGIGVDHVIEVGGAGTLQRSLKAVRVAGQIHLIGVLTGKGATIDPTPILGRSIRINGVYVGSRGMFERMLAAFAQNNIRPVFDRVFTIDEYRAAFEQMQHGAHFGKIVLSLA, from the coding sequence ATGAGCACTGCACGCGCACTACGTCTTCACGCATTCGGCCTCGACAATCTCACACTCGAAGAAATCACACTCCCTGCACTCGGTCCGCTGGACGTACACGTGCGCTTCCACGCAGCATCGCTGAATTATCGCGACCTCATGGTCGTGCTCGGCGACTACAACCCCAAGCTCGCCATGCCCCGCATCCCCGGCTCCGACGCCGCAGGCGAAGTCGTCGCCGTCGGCCACGCCGTCACGTCGCTGAAGCCCGGCGACCGCGTCGCCTCGCTCTTCTTCCAGCAGTGGGAGGAAGGCCAGATCAACGCAGCCACCGGCAAGTCCGCGCTCGGCGGCCCCATCGATGGAGTCTTCGCCACCGAGCGCGTGATGCCCGCCAGCGGCCTCATCCGCATCCCCAACACACTCTCGTGGGACGAAGCCGCAACGCTGCCCTGCGCCGCTCTCACCGCATGGAACGCGCTCGTCGAGAAAGGCCAGCTCCGCGCCGGTGAAACCGTCCTCGTGCTCGGCACCGGCGGCGTCAGCATCTTCGCGCTGCAGATCGCCAAAGCCCACGGCGCTCGCGTCATCGTCACCAGCTCATCCGATGACAAGCTCGCACGCGCCAAAGCACTCGGCGCCGATGAACTCATCAACTACCGCACCACCCCCGACTGGGAAAACGAAGTCATCCGCCTCACGCACGGCATCGGTGTCGATCACGTCATCGAAGTCGGTGGCGCAGGCACGCTGCAGCGCTCGTTGAAGGCCGTCCGCGTCGCCGGACAGATCCACCTCATCGGTGTGCTCACCGGCAAGGGCGCCACCATCGACCCCACACCGATCCTCGGCCGCTCCATCCGCATCAACGGCGTCTACGTCGGCTCGCGCGGCATGTTCGAACGCATGCTCGCGGCCTTTGCGCAGAACAACATCCGCCCCGTCTTTGACCGCGTCTTCACCATCGATGAGTACCGCGCCGCCTTCGAGCAAATGCAGCACGGCGCGCACTTCGGCAAGATCGTACTCTCGCTCGCCTAA
- a CDS encoding YybH family protein translates to MPQQTLTTLRRALLAGCMSLALPLAGCNYTNTADTRIKDEQLIRTADAKWSIAASEHNIDATMAPYTDDAMLLAPDEAVATTPDAIRDSWTKTFAALSSLSWEITRIEVARSGDLAYLTGKWTAMLPDKKTQITGKLLEVWHKQPDGSWKCIADTYNNDAPAK, encoded by the coding sequence ATGCCGCAGCAAACTCTCACCACTCTTCGCCGCGCTCTACTCGCTGGCTGCATGTCTCTCGCGCTCCCGCTCGCTGGCTGCAACTACACCAACACCGCCGACACGCGCATCAAGGACGAGCAGCTCATCCGTACCGCGGATGCCAAGTGGTCCATCGCCGCCAGCGAACACAACATCGACGCAACGATGGCGCCCTACACCGACGACGCCATGCTGCTCGCCCCCGACGAAGCCGTCGCCACCACGCCTGACGCCATCCGCGACTCGTGGACCAAGACCTTCGCCGCGCTGTCTTCGCTCTCCTGGGAGATCACGCGCATCGAAGTCGCGCGCTCCGGCGACCTTGCCTACCTCACCGGCAAGTGGACCGCCATGCTTCCCGACAAGAAGACGCAGATCACCGGCAAGCTCCTCGAGGTCTGGCACAAGCAGCCCGACGGCTCGTGGAAGTGCATCGCCGACACGTACAACAATGACGCTCCCGCAAAGTAA
- a CDS encoding DUF4174 domain-containing protein produces the protein MRRLTLALVACTLAAPTLAQTATKTAADSHAGKKLVPARRCLVYEDDPEAMPAASAPTKALATAPAADSTVHPIVLPARSTRAVAATTKTAPTTKAAPTNSASTAKPAPSHRPVATIVAANHLPPRPTASRPVAASAADAPVAPAPYSANPIQQLRGNARVLLLFAPSLEAPDMQTEVAMLERHQLELTHRNTVLVPILGKDSNTYIFNGEFIRPGTPADLASARDKFGIKPNQFAIVLLDEDGIERTRWLVPVSASDLDDQIDVIDEDAGVVHSLHDKQ, from the coding sequence ATGCGTCGCCTCACTCTTGCTCTCGTCGCCTGCACTCTGGCTGCGCCCACACTCGCGCAAACTGCGACGAAGACCGCAGCAGATTCACACGCTGGTAAGAAGCTCGTACCCGCACGTCGCTGCCTCGTCTACGAAGACGATCCTGAAGCGATGCCTGCCGCATCCGCGCCCACAAAGGCCCTCGCAACAGCGCCCGCCGCCGACTCTACCGTGCATCCGATCGTGCTGCCAGCCAGGTCCACACGTGCCGTTGCAGCCACGACGAAGACAGCACCGACGACGAAGGCAGCGCCGACGAATTCAGCATCGACGGCGAAGCCCGCACCATCGCACAGGCCCGTTGCCACCATCGTCGCCGCAAACCACCTGCCGCCGCGCCCCACAGCATCGCGCCCCGTGGCCGCATCAGCAGCGGACGCCCCCGTGGCTCCCGCGCCCTACTCCGCGAACCCGATCCAGCAGCTTCGCGGCAACGCACGAGTGCTGCTCCTCTTCGCGCCTTCGCTTGAAGCTCCTGACATGCAAACGGAAGTCGCGATGCTCGAGCGCCATCAACTCGAACTCACCCACCGCAATACCGTGCTCGTGCCCATCCTCGGCAAAGACTCCAACACCTACATCTTCAACGGTGAATTCATCCGCCCCGGCACACCCGCAGACCTCGCCTCCGCACGCGACAAGTTCGGCATCAAGCCCAACCAGTTCGCCATCGTGCTCCTCGACGAAGATGGCATCGAGCGCACGCGCTGGCTCGTCCCGGTTTCGGCCTCTGACCTCGATGATCAGATCGACGTGATCGATGAAGACGCAGGCGTCGTCCACTCACTGCACGATAAGCAATAG